In Pseudodesulfovibrio sp. S3, a genomic segment contains:
- a CDS encoding Hpt domain-containing protein, protein MRKNVFDVQQFMMSLANDEELARELVAAFLEDGPKRMASFSEALGAADAESVSKLAHSLKGMSGVVHASSLSDMALEMEYAARNGKLSSVRDRLAEFKARFKQASDCMKQFLDEN, encoded by the coding sequence ATGAGAAAGAACGTGTTTGACGTTCAGCAGTTCATGATGAGTTTGGCCAACGATGAAGAATTGGCCAGGGAACTGGTTGCTGCCTTCCTGGAAGACGGCCCCAAACGCATGGCCTCCTTCAGCGAGGCCCTCGGTGCGGCCGATGCAGAAAGTGTTTCCAAGCTGGCCCATTCCCTCAAGGGCATGTCCGGGGTGGTCCACGCCAGCTCCCTGTCCGACATGGCCTTGGAAATGGAATATGCCGCCAGGAACGGGAAACTGTCCTCGGTACGGGACAGGCTCGCCGAGTTCAAGGCGCGCTTCAAACAGGCGAGCGACTGCATGAAGCAATTCCTGGACGAAAACTGA